The following are encoded together in the Patagioenas fasciata isolate bPatFas1 chromosome 7, bPatFas1.hap1, whole genome shotgun sequence genome:
- the PLCL1 gene encoding inactive phospholipase C-like protein 1, translating into MAEAAGSREPPPAGRATPNAEEEPEPAALDAPGRRRERRSGVSAVGAAERLAGSSLGAPAAPDPDACLLEAAKATPRRSSIIKDPSNQKCGRKKTVSFSSMPSEKKISSASDCISFMQAGCELKKVRPNSRIYNRFFTLDPDLQALRWEPSKKDLEKAKLDISAIKEIRLGKNTETFRNNGLADQISEDCALSIIHGENYESLDLVANSADVANIWVSGLRYLVSRSKQPLDLMESSHNTPRFAWLKTVFEAADVDGNGIMLEDTSVELIKKLNPTLKESKIRLKFKEIQKSKEKLTTRVTEEEFCEAFCELCTRPEVYFLLVQISKNKEYLDANDLMLFLEAEQGVTHITEEMCLDIIRRYELSQEGRLKGFLAIDGFTQYLLSPECDIFDPEHKKIVQDMTQPLSHYYINASHNTYLIEDQLRGPADINGYVRALKMSCRSIELDVCDGPDNEPIICNRNNMTSPLAFRNVIEVINKLAFFASEYPLILCLGNHCSVQQQKVMVQHMKRIFGNKLYTEAPLSSEVYLPSPEKLKMKIIVKGKKLPCDQDILEGEVTDEDEEAEISRRLSEDFSREPKLVWLCRELSDLVSLCKSVRYRDFKTSTKAQNYWEMCSFSEAEASRIANENPEDFVNYNKRFLSRVYPSAMRIDSSNLNPQDFWNCGCQIVAMNYQTPGPMMDLHTGWFLQNGGCGYVLRPSVMRDEVSYFSANTKGIVPGVSPQVLHVKIISGQNFPKPKGACAKGDVIDPYVCIEIHGIPADCTEQRTKTVQQNSDNPIFDESFEFQINLPELAMIRFVVLDDDYIGDEFIGQYTIPLECLQPGYRHIPLRSFVGDIMEHVTLFVHIAITNRSGGGKAQKRSLSVRIGKKAREYTMLRSTGLKTIDDIFKLAVHPLREATDLRENMQNAMVSVKELCGLPPMASLKQCILTLSSRLVGSDNAPSVTLCMKDAFPYLEPLGTLPDVQKKLLTAYDLMIQESRVLIETADITHDKIVQCQKAGMEFHEELHNLGTKEGLKGRKLSKAIESFAWNITVLKGQGDLLKNAKSQALENMKQIQLACLSCGLSKSGQTDAKSKRGLEAIQEKDTGDENGRL; encoded by the exons GATCCTTCAAACCAAaagtgtggaagaaagaaaacagtgtcgTTCAGCAGCATGCCGTCAGAGAAGAAGATCAGCAGCGCCAGCGACTGTATCAGCTTTATGCAGGCTGGGTGCGAACTGAAGAAAGTTCGTCCAAATTCCCGGATTTATAACCGTTTTTTCACTCTGGATCCTGACCTGCAAGCTCTTCGTTGGGAGCCTTCCAAGAAGGACCTCGAGAAAGCCAAGCTCGATATTTCTGCTATAAAAGAAATCAGACTAGGGAAGAACACAGAAACGTTCCGGAATAATGGACTTGCAGACCAGATTTCTGAGGACTGCGCGCTGTCGATAATTCACGGGGAGAACTATGAGTCGCTTGACTTGGTTGCTAATTCAGCCGATGTGGCCAATATTTGGGTATCGGGATTAAGGTACCTGGTTTCTCGTAGCAAACAGCCCTTGGATTTGATGGAAAGCAGCCATAATACCCCACGGTTTGCCTGGCTGAAAACTGTATTTGAAGCAGCAGATGTTGATGGTAACGGCATCATGTTAGAAGACACATCTGTGGAGCTAATAAAGAAACTTAACCCCACCTTGAAGGAATCAAAGATTAGATTAAAATTTAAGGAAATCCAGAAGAGCAAAGAGAAACTGACAACGCGAGTAACAGAGGAGGAATTTTGTGAAGCATTCTGTGAACTTTGCACAAGACCCGAAGTTTATTTCTTGCTTGTGCAGATCTCTAAAAACAAAGAGTATCTAGATGCCAATGACCTCATGCTGTTTTTAGAGGCTGAGCAAGGAGTGACCCACATAACGGAAGAAATGTGTCTAGATATTATCCGTAGGTATGAGCTTTCTCAAGAAGGGCGTTTGAAAGGTTTTCTTGCGATCGACGGATTTACTCAATACTTGTTGTCCCCAGAATGTGACATTTTTGACCCGGAGCACAAAAAAATTGTCCAAGACATGACGCAGCCTTTGTCACATTACTACATCAATGCGTCCCACAACACGTATCTCATAGAAGACCAGCTCAGAGGACCGGCTGATATCAATGGTTATGTCAGAGCTTTAAAGATGAGTTGTCGGAGTATTGAACTAGACGTCTGCGACGGCCCAGATAATGAACCCATTATTTGTAACCGTAACAACATGACATCGCCGCTTGCCTTTCGAAATGTTATTGAGGTAATAAATAAAttggctttctttgcttcagaatACCCCCTTATTCTCTGCTTGGGGAACCACTGCTCAGTGCAACAGCAGAAGGTCATGGTACAACACATGAAAAGGATCTTTGGAAACAAACTCTACACAGAGGCACCTTTATCCTCAGAAGTCTACCTCCCATCACCCGAGAAACTGAAAATGAAGATCATTGTGAAGGGGAAGAAGCTGCCCTGCGACCAGGATATATTAGAAGGAGAAGTCACAGACGAAGACGAAGAGGCTGAAATATCGCGGAGACTCTCAGAGGACTTCTCAAGGGAACCGAAGctggtctggctctgcagggaatTGTCCGACTTGGTGTCCCTGTGCAAATCTGTCCGATACAGAGACTTCAAGACGTCCACGAAAGCTCAGAATTATTGGGAAATGTGCTCCTTCAGTGAGGCGGAAGCCAGTCGGATTGCAAATGAAAACCCTGAAGATTTCGTCAACTACAACAAAAGGTTTCTGTCCAGGGTGTACCCAAGCGCTATGAGGATAGACTCCAGTAACTTAAATCCTCAAGATTTTTGGAATTGTGGTTGCCAGATAGTGGCAATGAACTACCAGACCCCGGGCCCCATGATGGACCTACACACCGGCTGGTTTCTGCAGAACGGGGGATGCGGGTACGTCCTCAGGCCTTCGGTGATGCGTGACGAAGTGTCTTACTTCAGCGCAAACACCAAGGGCATTGTTCCAGGGGTCTCTCCCCAAGTCCTACATGTCAAAATAATTAGCGGTCAGAACTTCCCAAAGCCCAAGGGTGCATGTGCAAAAGGGGATGTCATAGACCCCTATGTCTGCATAGAAATACATGGGATTCCTGCAGACTGCACTGAACAAAGAACTAAAACTGTCCAGCAAAACAGTGATAACCCCATTTTTGACGAAAGCTTTGAGTTCCAGATCAATCTGCCGGAGCTGGCCATGATCCGTTTTGTGGTGTTGGATGATGACTACATTGGGGATGAGTTCATAGGGCAGTACACCATCCCGCTGGAGTGCTTGCAGCCCGGATACAGGCACATACCGCTGCGATCTTTTGTTGGCGACATCATGGAACACGTTACCCTCTTTGTTCACATCGCAATAACCAACCGGAGTGGAGGTGGGAAGGCCCAGAAGCGCAGCCTCTCGGTGCGGATAGGAAAGAAAGCACGGGAGTACACCATGCTGAGGAGCACCGGCCTCAAGACCATCGATGATATCTTCAAGCTGGCAGTGCATCCGCTACGAGAGGCCACGGACCTGAGGGAGAACATGCAG AACGCCATGGTGTCTGTGAAGGAGCTGTGCGGGCTACCGCCCATGGCCAGCCTGAAGCAGTGCATCCTCACCCTGTCCTCgcgcctggtgggcagcgacaaCGCGCCCTCCGTCACCCTCTGCATGAAGGACGCCTTTCCGTACCTCGAGCCGCTGGGGACCCTGCCCGACGTGCAGAAAAAGCTCCTGACCGCCTATGACCTG ATGATTCAAGAGAGCAGGGTTCTCATCGAGACAGCAGACATCACTCACGACAAGATCGTTCAGTGCCAAAAAGCAG ggatGGAATTCCACGAAGAGCTTCATAACCTCGGGACGAAAGAAggtttgaaaggaagaaaattaagcaAAGCCATTGAGAGTTTTGCGTGGAATATCACGGTGCTAAAG GGCCAAGGGGATCTCCTGAAGAACGCCAAGAGTCAAGCCCTGGAGAACATGAAGCAGATCCAGCTGGCGTGCCTGTCCTGCGGGCTGAGCAAGAGCGGGCAGACAGACGCCAAGTCGAAACGGGGCCTGGAGGCCATCCAGGAGAAGGACACCGGCGACGAGAACGGGAGGCtgtga